A single genomic interval of Deinococcus arcticus harbors:
- a CDS encoding MFS transporter translates to MTHPSPAPTSVPLSTPATEAGRRAVSAMFLINGVLFATWGVNIPGVRDTLNLSEAQIGGALLAVGLGSLCTMPLTGGWTARYGSHRVTWVVAVGCMLSLLLPFVAPSFGLLVAALAVLGALNGSMDVAMNAQGVTVEKALGRPIMSRLHAYFSLGGLLGAGLGSLLVGRVPLALHGLLVVGVTATAALVAGRFLLPDATSQSAAAGQQRRVPLSAAAALLGALCFLGMLAEGANYDWAALYFRDVLGVTGGGSGLGYVAFVGAMTLGRWFGDRARSALGDERTVRGGAALTALGLGLALLARDPGLAALGFALSGLGLSNVVPVMYGAAGHALAGRGIAQVATIGYGGFLLGPPAIGFIAEEVGLAAALGLALAGAALVAALGGRAFALIRRQTVATADT, encoded by the coding sequence ATGACTCACCCCTCCCCTGCCCCCACGTCTGTCCCGCTGTCCACCCCAGCCACCGAGGCTGGCCGACGCGCGGTCAGCGCCATGTTCCTGATTAACGGCGTGCTGTTCGCCACCTGGGGGGTGAACATTCCCGGCGTGCGCGACACCCTGAACCTCAGCGAGGCCCAGATTGGGGGCGCCCTGCTGGCAGTAGGACTGGGCAGCCTGTGCACCATGCCGCTGACCGGCGGCTGGACCGCCCGCTACGGCAGCCACCGCGTGACCTGGGTGGTGGCGGTGGGCTGCATGCTGTCGCTGCTGCTGCCCTTTGTGGCCCCCAGCTTCGGGCTGCTGGTGGCGGCCCTGGCGGTGCTGGGCGCCCTGAACGGCAGCATGGACGTGGCCATGAATGCCCAGGGTGTGACGGTGGAAAAAGCGCTGGGCCGGCCCATCATGAGCCGCCTGCACGCTTATTTCAGCCTGGGGGGCCTGCTGGGCGCGGGGCTGGGCAGCCTGCTGGTGGGGCGCGTGCCCCTGGCCCTGCACGGCCTGCTGGTGGTGGGAGTGACCGCCACCGCAGCGCTGGTGGCCGGCCGCTTTCTGTTGCCCGACGCCACCAGCCAGTCTGCCGCTGCTGGGCAACAGCGCCGGGTGCCCCTCAGTGCCGCAGCGGCGCTGCTGGGCGCCCTGTGTTTCCTGGGCATGCTGGCCGAGGGCGCCAATTACGACTGGGCGGCCCTCTACTTCCGGGATGTGCTGGGGGTGACCGGGGGCGGCTCCGGGCTGGGGTACGTGGCCTTTGTGGGGGCCATGACGCTGGGGCGCTGGTTTGGCGACCGCGCCCGCAGCGCTCTGGGCGACGAGCGCACCGTGCGCGGCGGCGCCGCCCTGACCGCCCTGGGGCTGGGGCTGGCGCTGCTGGCGCGCGACCCGGGGCTCGCCGCTCTGGGCTTCGCCCTCTCAGGGCTGGGCCTGAGCAACGTGGTGCCGGTCATGTACGGCGCCGCCGGGCACGCCCTGGCCGGGCGCGGCATTGCCCAGGTCGCCACCATCGGCTACGGCGGGTTTCTGCTGGGGCCCCCCGCCATCGGCTTTATTGCCGAGGAAGTGGGGCTGGCCGCCGCCCTGGGACTGGCTCTGGCGGGGGCAGCCCTGGTGGCCGCGCTAGGCGGGCGCGCCTTCGCCCTGATTCGCCGGCAGACCGTGGCAACAGCTGACACCTAA
- a CDS encoding citrate/2-methylcitrate synthase — protein sequence MSPAVPPSAPLTTAQACAALGVKPATLYAYVSRGLVRSEPGPPGTRERRYHAGDVAALSARQAGRRDPQAAVQASLNWGQPVLDSALTTVLDGRLIYRGQLAVELAGWATVEEVAALLWTGEAAGHPALPLRARLNLGGHPRAGRALEALGYALTHAGAHDPAAHDSRPEARLRQAARTLGLLYATLERHCRVPPAPDLPLHLRLARAWARPAGAGLLRRALVLLADHELNVSAFAARVTASSGAGLAHSVLAALCALQGHRHGLAPLRAHDLLQSALHRDPRAALHEAARRFGQAPGFGHPLYPAGDPRAAALLAALAQEQPAAPGVQAALALCGAAQAETGDHPTLDLALAALIHALDRDAEDTATLFALGRAVGWLAHALEAGQGGLLRPRARYVGPAPADGAPGG from the coding sequence ATGTCCCCCGCTGTGCCCCCCAGTGCGCCGCTGACCACTGCCCAGGCGTGTGCCGCGCTGGGCGTGAAGCCCGCCACGCTGTACGCCTATGTCTCGCGGGGACTGGTGCGCAGTGAGCCGGGGCCTCCCGGCACCCGGGAACGCCGCTACCACGCGGGGGACGTGGCGGCGCTCTCGGCGCGGCAGGCCGGGCGGCGTGATCCGCAGGCGGCGGTGCAGGCCAGCCTGAACTGGGGGCAGCCGGTGCTGGACAGTGCGCTGACCACCGTGCTGGACGGCCGCCTGATCTACCGGGGCCAGCTGGCGGTGGAACTGGCCGGGTGGGCCACGGTGGAGGAGGTGGCGGCGCTCCTGTGGACTGGCGAGGCAGCCGGGCACCCGGCGCTGCCGCTGCGGGCCCGCCTGAACCTGGGCGGGCACCCACGCGCCGGGCGCGCGCTCGAAGCGCTGGGGTACGCCCTGACCCATGCAGGTGCCCACGACCCGGCGGCCCACGACAGCCGGCCAGAGGCGCGCCTGCGCCAGGCCGCGCGCACCCTGGGCCTGCTGTACGCCACGCTGGAGCGCCATTGCCGCGTGCCCCCGGCGCCCGACCTGCCGCTGCACCTGCGGCTGGCCCGGGCCTGGGCGCGCCCAGCGGGCGCCGGGCTGCTGCGCCGCGCGCTGGTGCTGCTGGCCGACCACGAACTGAATGTCAGCGCCTTCGCCGCGCGGGTGACGGCCAGCAGCGGAGCGGGGTTGGCCCACAGCGTGCTGGCGGCGCTGTGTGCGCTGCAGGGGCACAGGCACGGGCTGGCGCCCCTGCGGGCCCACGACCTGCTGCAAAGCGCCCTGCACCGGGACCCCCGGGCCGCCCTGCACGAGGCCGCGCGGCGCTTTGGGCAGGCGCCGGGCTTCGGGCACCCCCTGTACCCGGCGGGCGATCCCCGGGCGGCGGCCCTGCTGGCGGCCCTGGCACAGGAGCAGCCCGCTGCCCCCGGCGTTCAGGCGGCCCTGGCACTGTGCGGCGCCGCCCAGGCTGAGACGGGCGACCACCCCACGCTGGATCTGGCCCTGGCTGCCCTGATTCACGCACTGGACCGGGACGCCGAGGACACGGCCACCCTGTTCGCCCTGGGCCGGGCGGTGGGCTGGCTGGCCCACGCCCTGGAAGCCGGACAGGGCGGCCTGCTGCGGCCCCGCGCCCGCTACGTGGGGCCCGCGCCAGCAGATGGGGCGCCGGGGGGTTAA